One stretch of Chroococcidiopsis sp. SAG 2025 DNA includes these proteins:
- a CDS encoding MOSC domain-containing protein, which yields MVAQILSIQVGLPKLLGIANALDPMDRPWSTGFFKEPIQGKIWLGSTNLAGDGQADLKRHGGVEKAVLVYAAKHYPFWRSRLNLPNLFYGAFGENFTVTDQTEASVCIGDIYDIGEAQVQVSQPRQPCWKLSRRWRIRDLALQVQCTGQTGWYFRVLKEGAVEAGMELVLRDRPFPQWTIARANQIMHYDLNNREAAAELASCPLLASNWQRTLLNRAAKNINPDSTPRLWGEN from the coding sequence ATGGTCGCCCAGATTCTTTCGATTCAGGTTGGACTACCCAAATTGCTTGGGATTGCAAATGCACTAGATCCAATGGATCGTCCCTGGTCTACTGGATTCTTCAAAGAACCAATTCAGGGGAAAATCTGGCTTGGAAGCACCAACTTAGCTGGAGATGGTCAAGCCGATCTCAAACGTCATGGCGGTGTTGAAAAAGCGGTACTGGTGTATGCAGCTAAACACTATCCTTTCTGGCGATCGCGTTTAAATCTGCCCAATCTCTTCTACGGAGCCTTTGGGGAAAATTTTACAGTTACCGATCAAACTGAAGCATCTGTGTGCATTGGAGATATCTATGACATTGGCGAAGCTCAAGTTCAGGTATCTCAACCTCGCCAGCCGTGCTGGAAATTGTCGCGTCGCTGGCGAATCCGGGATTTAGCATTACAAGTTCAGTGCACTGGACAGACAGGTTGGTATTTCCGCGTGCTGAAAGAAGGCGCGGTTGAAGCAGGGATGGAACTTGTATTGCGCGATCGCCCCTTTCCACAGTGGACGATCGCACGGGCAAACCAAATTATGCATTACGATTTGAACAACCGAGAAGCAGCGGCTGAACTGGCAAGTTGTCCCTTGCTAGCATCGAATTGGCAACGCACTTTGCTAAATCGTGCCGCTAAAAATATCAATCCTGATTCCACCCCTCGACTTTGGGGCGAGAACTAG
- a CDS encoding IS1 family transposase (programmed frameshift): protein MSAPALTCPRCQSTQVVKNGRIHNGRQNFKCKACSRQFVLNPTKKVIGQDTRELIDKLLLEKLPLAGIVRVTGVSETWLQTYVNAKYDAIPKQVDVWPKKKGGLTIQCDEMWSFVGNKGNKQWIWLALDVKTREIVGVFVGARSRSGADGLWQSLPGVYRQCAICYTDFWSAYEQVIPEFRHQAVGKESGRTNLIERFNCTLRQRVSRLVRDTLSFSKKLDNHIGAIWYFVHHYNLSLLV, encoded by the exons ATGTCAGCACCTGCTTTAACTTGTCCGCGATGTCAATCAACTCAAGTTGTGAAAAATGGCAGAATCCATAACGGTCGGCAGAACTTTAAATGCAAAGCCTGTAGCAGACAATTTGTTTTGAATCCAACTAAAAAAGTGATTGGGCAGGATACGAGGGAATTGATTGACAAGTTGTTGTTAGAAAAATTACCGTTGGCAGGAATTGTCAGGGTGACTGGGGTATCTGAAACTTGGTTACAAACATATGTCAATGCTAAATACGATGCGATTCCCAAACAAGTAGATGTTTGGCCTAAAAAAAAAGGCG GTTTAACTATCCAATGCGATGAAATGTGGTCGTTTGTGGGCAACAAAGGTAACAAACAATGGATTTGGTTAGCTCTAGATGTAAAGACGCGAGAAATCGTTGGAGTCTTTGTAGGTGCTCGCTCACGTTCGGGTGCAGATGGATTATGGCAGTCACTACCTGGGGTATATCGACAGTGCGCTATATGTTACACAGATTTTTGGTCAGCATATGAGCAGGTAATTCCTGAGTTTAGGCATCAAGCTGTTGGTAAAGAAAGTGGTAGAACCAATTTAATTGAACGGTTCAACTGCACTCTACGTCAAAGAGTTTCACGTTTAGTTAGAGATACCTTGTCCTTCTCAAAAAAATTAGATAACCACATTGGAGCTATTTGGTATTTCGTCCATCACTACAACTTATCCTTACTTGTGTAG
- a CDS encoding helix-turn-helix domain-containing protein translates to MESSIETLLKSELTKLGQQLRTLRTERGWTLSELSEQADVSEAYLSRLEGGERQPSLAVLFNLARVYNVSLPDLFGSISENSKPVASERKASAGVVIRAGDRLLQEGNGLRYTSLAGGNHLADLHPLRVIVPVDRQGDQHYQHSGEEWLYVLSGQLILTLVDEKFLLNPGDAAHFDAFLPHDISATGEQDAEILLVACTPTRSLLKSYLCEKQ, encoded by the coding sequence ATGGAAAGTTCGATCGAAACCCTTCTCAAGTCTGAATTAACCAAACTAGGACAACAGTTACGGACTTTAAGAACTGAACGGGGTTGGACTTTAAGCGAACTGAGCGAGCAAGCAGATGTGTCTGAGGCATACTTGTCACGCTTAGAAGGTGGCGAACGACAGCCCTCACTAGCAGTCCTGTTTAACTTGGCACGGGTATATAATGTTTCACTGCCCGACCTGTTTGGCTCAATTTCAGAAAACTCAAAGCCAGTGGCTTCAGAACGAAAAGCTTCTGCGGGCGTTGTAATTCGCGCAGGCGATCGTCTGCTTCAAGAAGGCAATGGGCTGCGCTACACTTCCCTAGCTGGCGGGAACCATCTCGCCGATCTGCATCCACTCCGAGTCATCGTGCCTGTCGATCGACAAGGAGACCAGCACTATCAGCATAGCGGTGAAGAGTGGCTCTATGTTCTCTCCGGTCAGTTAATCCTGACGCTAGTAGACGAGAAGTTTTTACTCAATCCGGGCGACGCGGCTCATTTTGATGCGTTTCTCCCACACGATATCTCTGCGACCGGAGAGCAAGACGCTGAGATTCTTCTGGTTGCCTGTACGCCCACACGCTCTTTATTGAAAAGTTACCTCTGCGAGAAACAATAA
- a CDS encoding type 1 glutamine amidotransferase → MRIHYLQHVPFERLGSISTWITDRNYSLSSTRLYADDPLPTVNDFDWLIVLGGPMNIYEEDRYPWLIAEKQLIKQAIEKDKIVLGICLGAQLIADALGARVYSGQHKEIGWFPIETTEAVQQSKVLEFLPSELTVFHWHGDTFELPKKAIRLAYSEGCANQAFLYGDKVLGLQFHLEVDRHGVRQMIENGGSELVAGKYIQSSEEILSANRNFAIMHKVMCRFLEILSCHDRKPVQNS, encoded by the coding sequence ATGAGAATTCACTATTTACAGCATGTTCCCTTTGAGAGATTGGGCAGCATTTCGACTTGGATAACCGATCGAAACTATTCGTTATCCTCTACCAGACTTTATGCCGACGATCCCTTACCTACCGTGAATGATTTTGATTGGTTGATTGTCCTGGGCGGACCCATGAATATCTACGAGGAGGATCGATATCCCTGGCTAATTGCAGAAAAACAATTGATTAAGCAGGCGATCGAGAAAGATAAAATAGTGCTTGGTATTTGTCTAGGAGCACAACTGATTGCGGATGCTCTAGGTGCAAGAGTGTATTCGGGTCAACATAAAGAAATTGGATGGTTTCCGATCGAAACAACAGAAGCAGTTCAGCAATCCAAAGTTCTTGAATTCTTACCCTCAGAACTGACCGTTTTTCATTGGCATGGGGATACGTTTGAGTTGCCAAAGAAAGCTATCCGTCTTGCCTACAGTGAGGGCTGTGCCAATCAAGCATTCCTTTACGGCGACAAGGTACTTGGCTTGCAATTTCACTTGGAAGTCGATCGGCATGGTGTACGGCAGATGATTGAGAATGGTGGATCTGAATTAGTTGCAGGAAAGTATATTCAGAGTTCAGAGGAGATACTTTCCGCGAATAGAAATTTTGCAATAATGCATAAAGTTATGTGCCGCTTCCTTGAAATACTCTCATGCCACGATCGCAAACCTGTCCAGAATAGTTAG
- a CDS encoding tyrosine-type recombinase/integrase, producing MKNQPAFFILSMSYRGFTLSPEGWLIFKPFLVKFVSLVSPMPSKSVPEPILIPIERVTAPVSISPTDLRQTRIDEFLQARSLSPNSQKAYRQDLNHFLRWTQTSWAAVTARQVAQFKGYLLRKDPQTGKRVLADSSVCRILGTLKNFYGWLLKTRYVTEDPTVSVELPKLSEPDAQNLPSEQVEQILTAASATSLPERNLALVSVLLHGLRASEAVNLNLEDYDGQRLFIRQAKADSKGIVPLAPQTRSRLNAYLTWRQQQGHAIEPTSPLFVSESRRNWGKRLSYDGIRKVVETIEQQTGLSIHAHQFRHTFATNLVLQGMNPYHVMTLTRHRSTASFRRYTKAADQAAAETAFYETVEPNNSMSI from the coding sequence GTGAAAAATCAGCCAGCCTTTTTTATCCTCTCGATGAGTTATAGGGGCTTTACGCTTAGTCCTGAAGGCTGGCTGATTTTCAAGCCTTTCCTCGTAAAGTTTGTTTCTCTGGTATCCCCCATGCCTTCAAAATCTGTACCCGAGCCGATTTTGATCCCGATCGAGCGGGTAACTGCACCCGTTTCGATTTCGCCAACGGATTTGCGCCAAACCCGGATTGACGAGTTTTTGCAGGCGCGATCGCTCTCTCCCAATAGCCAAAAAGCCTATCGACAGGATCTAAACCATTTCTTGCGCTGGACCCAGACAAGTTGGGCAGCCGTCACCGCGAGGCAAGTCGCTCAGTTCAAAGGGTATCTCCTGCGAAAAGACCCCCAGACCGGAAAACGGGTGTTGGCAGATAGCTCAGTGTGCCGCATTTTGGGAACGCTCAAGAATTTTTACGGCTGGCTACTGAAGACGCGGTATGTGACGGAAGATCCAACCGTCAGTGTCGAGCTACCAAAGCTGAGCGAGCCAGATGCCCAGAATTTACCGAGCGAGCAAGTAGAGCAAATTTTGACGGCGGCGAGCGCCACTTCACTCCCCGAACGCAATCTCGCGCTCGTCTCAGTCTTGCTGCATGGATTACGGGCATCGGAAGCCGTCAACCTAAATCTTGAGGATTATGACGGGCAAAGGTTGTTCATTCGCCAAGCTAAGGCAGATAGCAAAGGAATTGTGCCGCTCGCACCCCAAACGCGCTCCCGACTGAATGCTTATTTGACATGGCGGCAACAGCAGGGACACGCGATCGAGCCGACGAGTCCCTTATTTGTGTCCGAGTCTCGCCGGAATTGGGGCAAGCGCTTGAGCTATGACGGCATTCGGAAGGTGGTGGAAACGATCGAGCAACAGACCGGATTATCAATTCACGCCCACCAGTTTCGGCATACGTTTGCCACAAACCTGGTGTTGCAGGGAATGAATCCGTATCATGTGATGACTTTGACCCGCCATCGCTCCACCGCAAGTTTTCGGCGTTACACAAAAGCTGCCGACCAAGCGGCAGCAGAAACTGCATTTTATGAGACAGTTGAGCCGAACAACTCAATGTCCATCTAG
- a CDS encoding tyrosine-type recombinase/integrase: protein MKLSLPTMSQLSSDDSILPIVILPLDGGRQQEQLRSEQKDTLADLRHWQIEEFLRQTGKAQNTQRSYRQQLKKFARWCNKSWLDVTASDLGKYRIQLKQQGLKPTSINHALDTLRSFYQWLRRSNGFPVNQPLPTDAIGKERVEEPQALDVDKDDMAEIWHFLEGERPTCIRDRARKRKYLI from the coding sequence GTGAAGTTATCTTTACCTACTATGAGCCAGCTTTCCTCTGACGACTCGATTCTGCCCATCGTTATCCTTCCCCTTGACGGCGGACGACAGCAGGAGCAACTGAGATCGGAGCAGAAAGACACTCTGGCGGACTTGCGCCATTGGCAAATTGAAGAGTTTTTGCGGCAGACGGGGAAGGCACAGAATACGCAGCGCTCTTATCGACAGCAACTGAAAAAATTTGCCCGCTGGTGCAACAAGTCTTGGCTGGATGTAACCGCTAGCGATCTTGGTAAGTATCGCATCCAACTGAAGCAACAGGGGCTAAAGCCTACCTCGATCAACCACGCGCTCGACACTTTGCGCTCGTTTTACCAATGGCTGCGGCGCAGTAACGGTTTCCCAGTCAACCAACCTCTCCCGACTGATGCGATTGGCAAAGAACGGGTTGAAGAGCCACAAGCCCTGGACGTTGACAAGGATGACATGGCTGAGATTTGGCACTTCCTAGAGGGCGAGCGACCGACCTGCATTCGCGATCGGGCGAGGAAGCGTAAATATTTAATATGA
- a CDS encoding ISKra4 family transposase: protein MDYEFRVVVEKVAVSNQKVIKRDTIKIYDIKKPKSILDLGLRHQEQISLLTKVQNAFLAEQSPLIDSGFDACPQCGAKLSKNGFMSSNFHAVFSDHKLRIQKHCCKNSNCNWQSTPTTSTVFGSDTHPELVKLQCEQGALHSYRQAEDNLGKLNYQRRSVNNHVQIQHISNSVGERLSHKNQKPPTREEISVPAEKLIVQVDGGHIPTKDKGKRSFEALSAVIYRPSSLEYVDQHHQQITDKSCVVSALDDDLKTIKTYLYHAALKQGLSQQTRVTAIADGAHNCWSVISVLEPDCQTIEPILDWFHIAKKFQNLKNALGEACSESIENAKWTLWHGEAEETLRKIALIRDHITDENKRSKLQGLHDYLENNLDYLVNYDQRQKANLVFTSQVAESHIDSIINARHKRKQKMQWTREGAHNVLQIRASMVSQEWSEKWLEFVLPQKEKAA from the coding sequence ATGGATTACGAATTCCGGGTGGTTGTCGAAAAAGTTGCTGTCTCCAACCAAAAAGTTATCAAGCGAGACACCATCAAAATCTACGACATTAAAAAGCCGAAATCAATCCTAGACTTAGGCCTGCGACATCAAGAGCAGATTTCTCTGCTGACTAAAGTGCAAAACGCGTTCTTAGCTGAGCAATCTCCCTTAATCGATTCAGGATTCGATGCCTGCCCCCAGTGTGGAGCAAAACTCTCCAAAAACGGATTTATGTCGTCCAACTTTCATGCTGTTTTCAGCGACCACAAGTTGCGCATTCAAAAGCATTGCTGCAAAAACTCCAATTGTAATTGGCAGAGTACACCGACCACGAGCACGGTGTTTGGCAGCGATACCCATCCTGAGTTAGTGAAATTGCAATGTGAGCAAGGGGCATTGCATAGTTACCGCCAGGCAGAGGACAACCTCGGGAAACTCAACTATCAACGTCGCAGTGTCAATAACCACGTCCAGATTCAACACATCTCCAACTCTGTGGGAGAGCGGCTATCTCATAAGAATCAGAAACCTCCGACAAGAGAGGAGATTTCTGTCCCTGCTGAGAAGTTGATTGTGCAAGTTGATGGTGGTCATATTCCTACCAAAGACAAAGGCAAACGGAGCTTTGAAGCTCTGTCTGCTGTCATCTATCGACCGAGCAGTCTGGAGTATGTCGATCAACACCATCAGCAAATTACTGATAAAAGTTGTGTGGTTTCTGCCCTTGATGACGACCTGAAAACCATCAAGACGTACCTGTACCATGCAGCACTGAAACAGGGGCTAAGTCAGCAAACGCGTGTGACTGCAATAGCCGATGGTGCGCATAACTGCTGGTCTGTCATTTCTGTCCTAGAACCTGATTGCCAAACCATAGAACCGATTTTGGACTGGTTTCACATTGCCAAAAAATTCCAAAATCTCAAAAATGCTTTAGGTGAAGCCTGCAGCGAATCCATTGAAAATGCGAAGTGGACTCTCTGGCATGGAGAAGCAGAAGAGACTCTGCGAAAAATCGCCTTAATCCGCGACCACATCACTGATGAAAACAAACGGTCTAAGCTTCAGGGATTGCATGATTATCTGGAAAACAATTTGGATTATCTGGTAAATTATGACCAGCGGCAGAAAGCCAATCTAGTATTCACCAGTCAAGTGGCAGAATCCCATATCGATTCCATCATCAATGCCAGACACAAGCGGAAACAGAAAATGCAATGGACTCGAGAAGGAGCACACAATGTTTTGCAAATTCGAGCCAGCATGGTGAGTCAAGAGTGGTCAGAAAAATGGCTAGAGTTTGTGTTGCCCCAGAAGGAAAAAGCAGCTTAA
- a CDS encoding CHAT domain-containing protein — MLLSCHHAQSRLDNPLESKLELADGAITLGELLSPAWRLPQLADVFLSCCETGLGRSLDHTDDVLTLATGFLCAGARSVISTLWSVDDLATAIFSILYHQNRHQRHGNMNRPQALQQAQQTLRVMTGSILDQTYRPKLEAMLNLNYDEAENKCRQATTKQERKYWAGVTIRIGDTLDMIEYLCAQPYPFEHPIYWAGFVCHGLR, encoded by the coding sequence ATGCTCCTCTCGTGTCATCATGCCCAGTCTCGCCTAGATAACCCTTTGGAATCCAAATTAGAGCTGGCCGATGGAGCCATTACGTTAGGAGAATTACTCTCTCCCGCCTGGCGGCTGCCGCAATTAGCTGATGTATTTCTCTCGTGCTGTGAGACAGGATTGGGTAGATCGCTCGATCATACTGATGACGTGCTCACGCTGGCAACGGGCTTCCTCTGTGCTGGGGCAAGAAGCGTCATCAGCACCTTGTGGTCGGTTGATGACCTGGCCACAGCAATTTTCTCTATTCTCTATCACCAAAATCGCCATCAGAGGCATGGAAACATGAATCGCCCTCAAGCACTGCAACAAGCACAACAAACACTACGAGTAATGACAGGCAGTATTTTAGACCAAACCTATCGACCTAAACTCGAGGCAATGCTAAATCTGAACTACGATGAAGCAGAAAACAAGTGCAGACAGGCGACAACAAAGCAGGAACGCAAGTATTGGGCAGGGGTCACTATTCGCATTGGAGACACGCTTGACATGATTGAGTACTTATGTGCTCAACCTTATCCTTTTGAGCACCCAATTTACTGGGCAGGATTTGTTTGTCATGGGCTACGGTAG